A DNA window from Aminipila luticellarii contains the following coding sequences:
- the aroD gene encoding type I 3-dehydroquinate dehydratase has translation MKTIQIRNLIIGEGRPKLCVPIVDKTEEEILANADMLRTLPIDLIEWRADFFQEVMDPERVTDTLFKLRKLLKNMPILFTFRTAKEGGERQLEPKSYAELNKTAEETGCIDLIDIEAFLCTAFTPSMISEAHRNQVKVIASNHDFTGTPPKSEMLSRLCQMQEQGADMVKLAVMPKTTRDLLTLLDTTLEMNEKHAKVPVVTMSMSELGSLSRICGEYFGSAITFGSVQKASAPGQIEAGELAQILNIVHRNLQKT, from the coding sequence ATGAAAACAATTCAAATCCGAAATCTGATTATCGGCGAGGGCAGGCCCAAGCTTTGTGTGCCTATCGTAGACAAGACAGAAGAGGAAATCCTTGCGAATGCAGATATGCTTCGGACTCTTCCCATTGACCTGATCGAATGGCGAGCAGACTTTTTCCAAGAGGTCATGGATCCTGAACGAGTTACGGATACACTTTTTAAGCTTCGAAAGCTACTAAAAAATATGCCGATCCTTTTTACCTTTAGAACTGCAAAAGAAGGCGGGGAAAGACAGCTGGAACCGAAATCCTATGCTGAGTTAAACAAAACAGCCGAAGAAACAGGCTGCATCGACTTAATTGACATAGAAGCCTTTCTCTGTACTGCTTTTACTCCGTCCATGATTTCAGAAGCACATAGGAATCAGGTGAAAGTCATCGCTTCCAATCACGATTTCACGGGCACTCCGCCCAAAAGTGAGATGCTGTCACGGCTCTGTCAGATGCAGGAGCAGGGAGCCGATATGGTTAAACTTGCGGTCATGCCTAAAACGACCCGCGACCTTCTGACGCTCCTTGATACCACGCTGGAAATGAATGAAAAACACGCAAAAGTGCCTGTCGTTACCATGTCCATGTCTGAACTGGGCAGTCTCAGCAGAATATGCGGAGAATACTTTGGCTCCGCCATCACCTTCGGCTCTGTACAAAAAGCTTCTGCCCCCGGGCAAATAGAGGCCGGAGAGCTGGCGCAAATATTAAATATAGTCCACCGCAATCTGCAAAAAACGTAA
- a CDS encoding shikimate dehydrogenase family protein encodes MYGLIGEKLGHSYSKIIHEKLGAYSYDLIPLTREELDVLLKKRDFDGLSVTIPYKQTVIPYCDFISPLAQKIGAVNTLYFDNAGRLWGTNTDYTGFLYAVEQAGIPIRDKKILILGDGATCKTIRRAVWDQGAKEILIASRKVDAPIVETLHAESEAAPYASIHCTTLNYKDLAAQSDVEIIINATPVGMWPNTEARPIDLREFPNCCGVFDVIYNPYYTKLLRQAEELNIPYASGLAMLVAQATAAAVYFTGRDGFDSQNQRIINELKELFS; translated from the coding sequence ATGTACGGATTAATCGGAGAAAAACTTGGGCACAGCTATTCAAAAATAATACACGAAAAGCTGGGAGCCTATTCCTATGATCTAATTCCCCTTACACGGGAAGAATTAGATGTACTTCTAAAAAAGAGAGATTTTGACGGGCTCAGCGTTACCATACCATACAAGCAGACCGTTATTCCTTATTGTGACTTTATATCCCCTCTGGCACAGAAAATAGGTGCGGTCAATACACTTTACTTTGATAACGCCGGACGGCTTTGGGGAACAAATACGGATTACACAGGCTTTCTCTATGCAGTGGAACAGGCCGGAATACCAATCCGAGATAAAAAAATATTGATTCTGGGAGACGGTGCAACTTGTAAGACCATCCGAAGAGCTGTTTGGGATCAAGGAGCCAAAGAGATTCTTATCGCCTCCAGAAAGGTCGACGCTCCAATCGTTGAGACACTCCACGCCGAATCAGAGGCTGCCCCTTATGCTTCCATCCACTGCACCACATTGAATTACAAAGATCTGGCTGCTCAGTCCGATGTAGAAATCATCATAAACGCTACCCCTGTAGGTATGTGGCCGAACACAGAGGCTCGCCCAATCGATTTAAGAGAATTTCCAAACTGCTGCGGTGTTTTTGACGTAATATATAATCCATATTACACAAAGCTTCTCCGTCAGGCAGAAGAATTAAATATTCCTTACGCCAGCGGTCTGGCTATGCTGGTAGCCCAAGCTACCGCTGCCGCCGTATATTTTACAGGCCGGGACGGATTTGACTCACAAAATCAACGTATCATTAATGAACTGAAAGAACTGTTTTCATAA
- a CDS encoding bifunctional chorismate mutase/prephenate dehydratase translates to MTLENLRDEIDQIDTELADLFVKRMNIAEKVAKEKKASGTALLNTKREKEILTRVSDQAGETLERYMRILYNTLFDVSRSYQTRFLYAEAPLKRQIETAMTNTPALFPKRAVVACQGIEGSYSQLAAEKIFEFPSVMYFNNWDSVFNAVNKGLCQYGVLPIENSSYGSVGPVYDLMKNHHFYIAKALKLRISHKLLAKPGVEIKDVKEIISHDQALGQCSQFIESLKNVKITTCSNTAMAAEWVAKSGRTDIAAISSGECAGIYGLHILSDDIQLSDNNYTRFICISKNLEIYPGANKLSLMLSVPHRPSSLYNMIAKFSSLGLNLTKLESRPIPGSDFEFMFYFDMEASLCSPEVVSLLCELSSQPEVFVFLGNYIEN, encoded by the coding sequence ATGACTTTAGAAAATTTAAGAGATGAGATAGACCAGATTGATACGGAGCTTGCAGATTTGTTTGTAAAGCGCATGAATATTGCTGAAAAAGTAGCCAAAGAAAAAAAGGCTTCCGGCACGGCTTTATTAAATACAAAGCGGGAAAAGGAGATTCTGACCAGAGTTTCCGATCAGGCAGGCGAAACCCTGGAACGATATATGCGCATTCTGTATAACACGTTATTCGATGTCAGCCGTTCTTATCAAACGCGCTTTCTGTATGCGGAAGCTCCTTTAAAGCGGCAGATCGAAACCGCTATGACCAACACTCCGGCTCTTTTCCCAAAGAGAGCCGTGGTTGCATGTCAGGGAATTGAGGGTTCTTACTCCCAGCTTGCTGCGGAAAAGATTTTCGAATTTCCCTCTGTTATGTATTTTAATAATTGGGACAGTGTTTTTAATGCGGTGAATAAAGGTCTGTGCCAGTATGGGGTTCTGCCTATTGAAAACAGCTCCTATGGATCCGTAGGTCCCGTGTATGACCTGATGAAAAATCATCACTTCTATATTGCCAAGGCTCTTAAACTGCGGATATCCCATAAGCTGCTGGCAAAACCCGGTGTGGAGATAAAAGACGTCAAAGAGATCATCTCCCACGATCAGGCTTTAGGTCAATGCTCCCAATTCATTGAGAGCCTTAAAAATGTTAAAATAACCACCTGTTCTAACACTGCCATGGCGGCGGAATGGGTGGCTAAAAGCGGCCGCACAGATATTGCCGCCATTTCCTCCGGAGAATGTGCCGGAATCTATGGGCTTCACATTCTTTCAGACGATATTCAGCTCAGTGATAACAATTACACCCGCTTCATCTGTATCTCTAAAAATCTTGAAATATACCCCGGTGCCAATAAGCTGAGCTTGATGCTGTCAGTCCCGCATCGTCCATCGTCTTTATACAATATGATAGCCAAATTTTCAAGCTTGGGCTTGAATTTAACAAAATTAGAGTCCAGACCTATACCGGGAAGTGATTTTGAATTTATGTTCTACTTTGATATGGAGGCTTCCTTATGTTCTCCTGAAGTAGTCAGCCTGCTCTGTGAACTGTCCTCTCAGCCGGAGGTTTTTGTCTTCCTTGGAAATTATATTGAAAATTAA
- the aroC gene encoding chorismate synthase, producing the protein MFSDTSKTKKTYKTVSSSFGKNLKVTIFGGSHEPHIGVTMSGLPDGIPIDLDQIRRFLARRAPGNSIFTTPRKEPDEPEVLSGLLDGKTTSEPLTFLIRNTNTRSGDYAAHQDIPRPAHADYTAAVKYGGTINMAGGGPFSARMTAPLCIAGAIALQLLEDRGISIGAHLYSIEKVQDTPFDPVQVQTNDFAVVRSHSLPVLNESKGHAMEEAIRAAMSEGDSVGGMVECCALGLPPGVGGPMYDGLEGHLSQIFFGIPAVKGVEFGNGFDCASLRGSQNNDAFTMDGDRVKTITNHHGGILGGISSGMPLICRLAFKPTPSIAKEQHSVSLCNKTNETMHITGRHDPCVAIRAVPVVEAAMAVGLLDLLLECDKFLY; encoded by the coding sequence ATGTTCTCTGATACAAGCAAAACAAAAAAAACATATAAGACAGTTTCTTCTTCCTTCGGAAAGAACTTGAAGGTTACGATTTTCGGCGGTTCACACGAACCGCACATTGGCGTAACGATGAGCGGGCTTCCTGACGGCATTCCCATCGATCTGGATCAAATCAGACGGTTCCTGGCCCGAAGGGCACCTGGAAACAGCATTTTTACCACCCCTCGAAAGGAACCGGATGAGCCGGAGGTCTTGTCCGGTCTTTTGGATGGCAAAACCACTTCGGAGCCTTTGACTTTCCTCATACGAAATACAAATACCCGATCTGGCGATTATGCCGCCCATCAGGACATTCCCAGGCCTGCTCATGCAGACTATACCGCCGCAGTAAAATACGGCGGTACGATAAATATGGCCGGCGGCGGCCCTTTTTCGGCGAGAATGACCGCCCCGCTCTGCATTGCGGGAGCTATCGCTCTTCAGCTTCTGGAAGACCGGGGCATCTCCATCGGCGCACACCTTTATTCCATAGAAAAGGTGCAGGATACTCCTTTTGATCCGGTGCAGGTTCAGACAAATGATTTTGCTGTTGTTCGGAGCCATTCCTTACCTGTGCTGAACGAAAGCAAGGGACATGCTATGGAGGAAGCAATCCGAGCCGCTATGTCCGAAGGGGATTCGGTAGGAGGTATGGTGGAATGCTGTGCGCTGGGACTTCCTCCCGGTGTCGGCGGTCCCATGTACGACGGCTTAGAAGGGCATCTTTCTCAGATTTTTTTTGGCATTCCGGCGGTAAAAGGTGTTGAATTCGGCAACGGATTTGACTGTGCTTCTTTGAGAGGTTCTCAAAATAATGATGCGTTCACGATGGACGGAGACCGGGTAAAAACCATTACAAACCACCATGGAGGCATTCTGGGCGGGATTTCATCAGGAATGCCGCTTATCTGCAGACTTGCCTTTAAACCTACGCCTTCCATTGCAAAAGAACAGCATTCCGTAAGCCTTTGCAATAAGACCAACGAGACGATGCACATTACGGGCAGACACGATCCCTGTGTTGCCATACGAGCCGTTCCTGTAGTAGAGGCTGCTATGGCAGTAGGCCTCTTAGATCTTTTACTGGAATGTGATAAATTTTTATATTGA
- a CDS encoding 3-phosphoshikimate 1-carboxyvinyltransferase: MNIQITPKPLKGRIPSISSKSHAHRLMIAASLCEEPCQVHISDMNQDLEATQNCLMQLSDESPVLDCHESGSTLRFLLPIAMALKNQASFFGSGRLPERPLSPLKEELEAHGCTFTTETDISFPPFDGSTLIYTGTGRLKGGAFQLPGNVSSQYITGLLFALPLLKEDSSITLTSKLESSGYVRLTLEVLECFGIRIRQEFSKNPKREQETLYSFVIKGNQKYKSPGEVTAEGDWSNGAFWIVADALSSFSQRTSEPSVSCLNLNKNSAQGDKAILSFVRAVRQTKKSKEKLVFDASEVPDLVPILAVLAASREGITEITHAGRLRIKESDRLATVHELIGSLGGDITELPEGLVINGTGKLRGGTVNGHNDHRIVMSAAIASILCTEPVIILGAEAADKSYPKFFEDFTRLGGEFHVL; this comes from the coding sequence ATGAATATACAAATTACACCAAAGCCTTTGAAAGGCCGCATCCCTTCCATAAGCTCCAAGTCTCACGCTCACCGGCTGATGATCGCAGCTTCTCTGTGTGAAGAGCCTTGTCAGGTTCACATTTCTGATATGAATCAGGATTTGGAAGCCACGCAAAATTGTTTAATGCAATTAAGCGATGAATCGCCTGTACTGGACTGTCACGAAAGCGGTTCTACTTTGCGGTTCTTGCTGCCCATAGCTATGGCCTTAAAAAATCAAGCTTCTTTTTTCGGTTCCGGAAGACTTCCCGAAAGACCGCTTTCTCCTCTCAAGGAAGAACTGGAAGCACACGGATGCACCTTTACTACAGAAACAGATATTTCTTTTCCTCCTTTCGACGGATCTACACTCATCTATACGGGGACGGGCAGATTAAAAGGCGGTGCCTTTCAGCTTCCGGGGAATGTGAGTTCCCAATATATTACCGGTCTGCTGTTTGCCCTGCCTTTACTGAAAGAGGACAGCAGCATTACCCTTACTTCCAAGCTGGAATCATCGGGATATGTACGGCTCACGCTAGAGGTTTTAGAATGTTTCGGCATTCGCATCCGGCAGGAATTTTCTAAGAATCCCAAGAGGGAACAAGAAACCCTTTATTCCTTTGTTATCAAAGGGAATCAGAAATACAAGTCCCCGGGCGAGGTGACGGCCGAAGGAGACTGGTCCAACGGAGCGTTCTGGATTGTGGCAGATGCGCTGTCCTCTTTCTCACAAAGGACTTCCGAACCTTCTGTTTCCTGCCTGAATTTAAACAAAAACTCAGCTCAAGGGGATAAGGCGATCCTTTCCTTTGTGCGAGCTGTTCGTCAAACAAAAAAGAGCAAAGAAAAGCTTGTCTTTGATGCTTCCGAAGTTCCGGATCTGGTTCCCATATTGGCAGTTCTGGCCGCTTCCCGGGAGGGCATCACAGAAATCACCCATGCGGGCAGGCTTCGAATAAAGGAAAGTGACCGACTGGCCACCGTGCACGAGCTGATCGGCTCATTAGGAGGGGATATTACAGAACTTCCGGAAGGGCTTGTCATAAACGGTACCGGAAAGTTAAGGGGGGGTACGGTAAACGGACATAACGACCACCGGATTGTCATGTCCGCTGCCATCGCTTCCATTCTATGCACAGAACCGGTCATCATACTGGGGGCAGAAGCGGCCGATAAATCCTATCCAAAGTTCTTTGAGGACTTTACCCGTTTAGGAGGTGAATTCCATGTTCTCTGA
- the aroB gene encoding 3-dehydroquinate synthase — protein MEKIQVKASRTYDIYIGRNLLKDAGMYISEILPTCKLCIITDDVVSELYKDTVSQALSDAGFDVHTFVFKAGENSKNMETVHNILEYMAENEFTRSDGIVALGGGITGDIAGFAAAIFLRGIQFIQIPTTFLAAVDSSVGGKTGVNLHAGKNLTGAFWQPSLVLCDCDTFSTLSYEIFLDGVAEAVKYGVIISLELFELLLLHNQRLFSEPLVNEKPDHSDAVIEVVKQCVQIKRDLVMEDEQDTGIRQLLNFGHTVGHAIEKCSGYTVTHGHAVAMGMLIISKAAHTFGLCKTDCFSAIEEILKTFNFPVTCPYTAEELTRAALKDKKRAGKSITLVLPEYIGHCYLKKTDISNLEAFIKAGL, from the coding sequence ATGGAAAAGATTCAGGTAAAGGCTTCAAGAACATATGACATCTATATCGGAAGAAATTTGTTAAAAGATGCGGGAATGTATATTTCGGAAATCCTCCCCACTTGTAAGCTCTGTATCATAACAGACGATGTGGTTTCCGAGCTTTACAAGGACACGGTCTCTCAGGCTCTTTCTGATGCCGGCTTTGACGTCCATACATTTGTTTTTAAGGCAGGCGAGAACTCCAAGAACATGGAGACCGTTCACAATATTTTAGAATATATGGCTGAAAATGAATTTACCCGAAGCGATGGGATCGTCGCTTTGGGCGGCGGGATTACGGGAGACATCGCCGGATTTGCCGCCGCCATTTTCCTGCGGGGAATCCAGTTCATACAGATTCCCACGACCTTCTTAGCTGCGGTGGACTCTTCCGTAGGCGGAAAGACCGGGGTCAATCTTCATGCGGGGAAAAATCTGACGGGAGCCTTTTGGCAGCCATCTCTGGTCTTATGCGACTGCGACACCTTCTCCACTCTGTCCTACGAAATTTTTCTGGACGGCGTTGCGGAAGCTGTGAAATATGGTGTTATTATCAGCCTGGAACTATTTGAACTGCTCCTGCTGCACAATCAACGGCTCTTTTCCGAACCTTTGGTGAATGAGAAACCCGATCATTCGGATGCGGTTATTGAGGTCGTAAAACAATGCGTCCAAATCAAACGGGATCTTGTCATGGAAGATGAACAGGATACCGGGATTCGCCAGCTGCTCAATTTTGGGCATACCGTGGGTCATGCGATTGAAAAGTGCAGCGGTTATACGGTTACCCACGGCCATGCGGTCGCCATGGGGATGCTCATCATCTCCAAAGCAGCCCATACCTTTGGGCTCTGCAAAACAGATTGCTTTTCTGCCATCGAGGAAATATTAAAGACATTTAATTTTCCCGTTACCTGCCCTTATACGGCAGAGGAGTTGACCCGTGCCGCACTGAAAGATAAGAAGCGCGCCGGAAAGAGCATCACATTAGTTCTGCCCGAATATATAGGACATTGTTATTTAAAGAAAACAGATATTTCCAATTTAGAAGCTTTTATAAAAGCAGGCTTATAA
- a CDS encoding prephenate dehydrogenase yields the protein MNIGIIGLGLIGGSMAKAIKQNTPHTVFGHDLQDTIIKKAILIGAVDEPLTEELIPSCDLLIVALYPQDTIDFVKAHADSIKKGSIVLDCCGVKQVICQALEPVAKENGFIFMGGHPMAGVAHAGFTHAKKALFNNASMILTPAKGTRIEDVQKIKVLSESIGFTNTQISTPEEHDRVIAFTSQLAHVVSNAYIKSPSALEHKGFSAGSYKDLTRVAKLNENMWSELFLDNNLFLAEEIDGIIQRLQQYSTAIKEKNAAALCTLLKEGKERKMIIDGEKF from the coding sequence ATGAATATTGGAATTATCGGCCTGGGCCTGATCGGCGGTTCTATGGCAAAGGCAATCAAACAAAATACACCGCATACGGTTTTCGGCCATGACCTTCAAGATACAATCATTAAAAAAGCCATTTTAATAGGAGCGGTTGACGAACCCCTTACCGAAGAACTTATCCCATCCTGCGACTTGTTAATCGTGGCTCTTTATCCGCAGGATACCATAGACTTTGTAAAAGCACACGCGGACAGCATAAAAAAAGGCTCCATTGTACTTGACTGCTGCGGCGTCAAGCAGGTCATCTGCCAGGCTCTTGAACCTGTGGCAAAAGAAAATGGTTTTATCTTTATGGGCGGTCACCCTATGGCAGGTGTTGCCCATGCAGGATTTACCCACGCAAAAAAAGCCTTGTTCAATAATGCTTCCATGATCCTGACTCCTGCAAAGGGAACGCGAATTGAAGATGTTCAGAAAATAAAGGTTCTTTCCGAAAGTATTGGCTTTACCAATACCCAAATATCTACTCCCGAAGAGCACGACCGGGTAATCGCCTTTACTTCCCAGCTGGCTCATGTGGTTTCCAATGCTTATATCAAGAGCCCTTCTGCTCTGGAACATAAAGGCTTTTCTGCCGGCAGCTATAAGGATCTGACCCGGGTAGCCAAATTGAACGAAAACATGTGGTCAGAGCTTTTTCTGGACAACAACTTATTCTTAGCAGAAGAAATTGATGGTATTATCCAGCGGCTTCAGCAATACAGCACTGCTATAAAGGAAAAAAATGCAGCTGCCCTTTGCACACTTTTAAAGGAAGGTAAAGAACGCAAAATGATAATAGACGGAGAGAAATTCTAA
- the aroF gene encoding 3-deoxy-7-phosphoheptulonate synthase, translated as MVIILKSNPNQKQLDNLLSWLKSMNLGIHMSEGANTTLIGLIGDTSGVDMELINALDIVETVKRIQEPYKNANRKFHPDPTVVDVAGVKIGGGNFQMIAGPCSVESKEQICQVALSVKESGAALYRGGAFKPRTSPYAFQGMREEGIHLLLEAKKVSGLPIVTEVMDISHLPLFEDVDVIQVGARNMQNFELLKELGTLRKPILLKRGLSSTLQEFLMSAEYIMAGGNENVILCERGIRTFETATRNTLDLASIPLLKSMTHLPIIVDPSHATGIAKLVKPMALAAAACGADGLMIEVHNDPEHALCDGAQSLTPEAFKDVADAVRAILPYSFKGEQ; from the coding sequence ATGGTAATTATTTTAAAAAGCAACCCGAATCAGAAACAATTGGATAATCTCTTATCCTGGCTCAAAAGCATGAATCTTGGTATTCATATGAGCGAGGGTGCCAATACGACCCTTATCGGACTAATAGGAGATACCTCCGGAGTCGATATGGAGCTGATCAACGCACTGGATATCGTAGAAACAGTAAAAAGGATACAGGAGCCTTATAAAAATGCCAATCGAAAATTCCATCCGGACCCTACTGTGGTAGATGTGGCCGGAGTAAAAATCGGAGGAGGAAATTTTCAAATGATAGCCGGTCCCTGCTCGGTGGAATCCAAGGAGCAGATCTGCCAAGTGGCGCTGTCTGTAAAAGAATCCGGCGCCGCCTTATATCGGGGAGGCGCATTTAAGCCGAGGACGTCCCCTTATGCGTTTCAAGGCATGAGAGAAGAAGGCATTCATCTTCTTCTGGAAGCAAAAAAGGTGTCGGGGCTTCCTATTGTAACCGAAGTCATGGATATTTCACATCTTCCGCTGTTTGAGGACGTGGATGTGATACAGGTCGGTGCCAGAAATATGCAGAACTTTGAGCTTTTAAAAGAACTGGGTACTTTGAGGAAACCGATTCTTTTAAAAAGAGGGCTTTCCAGCACTTTACAGGAATTTCTCATGAGTGCGGAATACATCATGGCCGGCGGAAACGAAAATGTCATCCTCTGTGAAAGAGGAATCCGTACCTTTGAGACTGCCACAAGAAATACGCTGGATCTGGCCAGCATTCCCCTTTTAAAATCCATGACGCATCTGCCTATTATCGTAGATCCCAGCCATGCCACAGGCATTGCAAAATTAGTAAAGCCTATGGCACTTGCCGCCGCCGCCTGCGGCGCGGACGGGTTAATGATAGAAGTTCACAACGACCCGGAGCATGCACTTTGTGACGGAGCCCAGTCGCTGACACCGGAAGCATTTAAAGATGTTGCCGATGCAGTACGGGCGATCCTGCCATACAGTTTTAAGGGGGAACAATAG
- a CDS encoding transporter substrate-binding domain-containing diguanylate cyclase, with amino-acid sequence MSYKKRHTYVAVIIISIIIFSSFIPYTSYAEGKKQADIIKVGYFQLEGFNDVSRDGHFSGYGYEYLMEIAKYTGWDYDFVYKVRDPATGDEHRMTYEEALKMLEEGQVDIVCNVEKTEQTERAFLFPAFSLEEDYGVLSVRREDVKYSRKNLHTLDGITIGVWSGSTRNEEIKTYLTANHIPFKLVAFSTAEEIKKALAETKTVDAIYTNNIRCQEGERTLLRLKPGSFYAVTNKQKQELCDQLDGALEEITGKHPQFAAELYKKYYSCLKEEPIVWTPEEWEYMKQNPVIDVGIDAAFIPIEYYDKDERKASGIAGDVLDHITAVTGLTFNSIPYDRYRDIWKETDKDKVQLISTFGADYQWASAHHVRLTSAYLNIPVSVVSQYYIKDYTLPNLKVAVVKGYFLTDKIHKTMKYDHLVYCNSLKDCVAAVNKGTADITYIPTYSADYFGSHARYTRIRTYAVPDFNYKVCFAVPDDKDIRLYQIINKAINNIPQNEIDKIVFDNILFDGSQDGYFDYVYKYPIFTLAVICLLWMGILLVIYRNRKLERTVKKELQLNDEKIHIALAQTNMIVWEFDLVNKCIVRTKGTKSWIGMKDKMDNVPQSLIESGYVHPDSADAFVKMFQDILAGAKVASGLFKLKKRERDGGWAGQYIWEEIKMTNLFDEDGKAIRAVGLAEDVTDKINEELRLKDKASRDALTNLLNRTSFQAYVQDFLQKEYQKESISALIILDTDDFKRANDTHGHFYGDEVLKSIALKLTKLFRTEDLVGRLGGDEFIIFMKNAGSFENVEKKAKQICNSLVFEKDSLVTTCSAGIAIVPNGYVNYDLLYKYADEAMYEAKKCGKCRYVIYDASQIG; translated from the coding sequence ATGTCATATAAAAAAAGGCATACATATGTGGCTGTCATAATTATTTCGATAATTATTTTCAGCAGCTTTATACCATATACCTCCTATGCAGAAGGGAAAAAACAGGCGGATATAATTAAAGTTGGATATTTCCAGCTGGAGGGGTTTAATGATGTTTCCCGAGATGGGCATTTCAGTGGATATGGGTACGAATACTTAATGGAAATCGCCAAATATACAGGGTGGGATTATGATTTTGTATATAAGGTGAGGGATCCCGCTACGGGTGATGAGCACAGGATGACTTACGAAGAAGCCCTTAAGATGCTGGAAGAAGGTCAGGTAGATATCGTTTGCAATGTGGAAAAAACAGAACAGACGGAACGTGCTTTTCTCTTTCCGGCATTCTCTCTTGAAGAGGATTACGGGGTTCTCTCTGTAAGGCGAGAGGATGTAAAATACAGCCGAAAAAATCTGCACACCTTGGATGGAATCACGATTGGCGTATGGTCTGGCAGTACTCGAAACGAGGAAATCAAGACCTATCTAACGGCCAATCACATTCCTTTTAAGCTGGTGGCTTTCTCTACCGCAGAGGAAATAAAAAAAGCATTGGCCGAAACAAAAACAGTGGATGCCATTTATACAAATAATATCCGGTGTCAGGAAGGAGAACGGACGCTTCTCCGATTGAAGCCCGGTTCTTTTTATGCGGTTACAAATAAGCAGAAGCAAGAGCTGTGCGATCAGCTGGATGGGGCCTTAGAAGAAATAACCGGGAAACATCCGCAGTTCGCGGCGGAGCTATACAAGAAATATTACAGCTGTTTAAAAGAAGAACCTATTGTATGGACACCGGAAGAATGGGAATATATGAAACAGAATCCGGTCATCGATGTCGGAATCGATGCAGCTTTTATTCCCATCGAGTATTATGATAAAGACGAGCGTAAGGCTTCCGGTATCGCAGGAGATGTCCTGGACCATATAACGGCTGTGACAGGTCTGACCTTTAACAGTATACCGTATGACAGATACCGGGACATCTGGAAGGAGACTGACAAAGATAAGGTTCAGCTTATTTCTACCTTTGGCGCCGATTATCAGTGGGCTTCGGCACATCATGTGCGGCTGACCTCGGCCTATTTAAATATACCGGTCAGCGTGGTCTCACAGTATTACATAAAGGATTACACCCTTCCAAATCTCAAGGTGGCGGTAGTAAAAGGCTATTTTTTAACGGACAAAATTCACAAGACTATGAAGTATGACCATTTGGTCTATTGCAATAGCTTAAAAGACTGCGTGGCGGCCGTCAATAAGGGGACCGCAGATATTACATATATTCCTACGTACAGTGCGGATTATTTCGGCTCTCATGCAAGATATACCCGAATAAGAACATATGCCGTACCGGATTTTAATTATAAGGTCTGTTTTGCCGTGCCGGATGACAAGGATATCCGATTATATCAGATCATCAATAAAGCGATCAATAACATACCGCAGAATGAAATTGATAAAATAGTCTTTGATAATATTTTATTTGACGGAAGTCAGGACGGATATTTTGATTACGTTTATAAATATCCGATATTTACTCTGGCTGTGATTTGTTTGCTATGGATGGGCATACTTCTGGTGATTTATCGCAACAGAAAACTGGAACGAACAGTAAAAAAGGAATTGCAGTTAAATGATGAAAAAATTCATATTGCTTTAGCTCAGACAAATATGATCGTATGGGAATTTGATCTGGTCAATAAATGTATCGTCCGGACAAAAGGAACGAAAAGCTGGATAGGTATGAAGGATAAAATGGACAATGTTCCTCAGAGCCTGATCGAATCCGGATATGTTCATCCTGATTCTGCCGATGCGTTCGTGAAAATGTTTCAGGATATCTTGGCAGGCGCAAAAGTGGCGTCCGGCTTATTTAAGCTGAAGAAAAGGGAAAGGGACGGAGGATGGGCAGGCCAGTATATCTGGGAAGAAATTAAAATGACCAATCTTTTTGATGAGGACGGAAAAGCTATCCGCGCAGTAGGATTAGCCGAAGATGTAACAGACAAAATCAATGAAGAACTGAGATTAAAAGATAAGGCATCAAGAGACGCATTAACCAATCTTTTAAACAGAACCTCTTTTCAGGCCTATGTGCAAGACTTTTTACAAAAAGAATATCAAAAGGAGTCCATCAGTGCGCTGATTATATTGGATACAGATGATTTTAAAAGAGCGAATGATACCCACGGCCATTTCTATGGAGACGAAGTCCTGAAAAGTATTGCTTTGAAGCTGACAAAGCTGTTCCGGACAGAAGATCTTGTAGGGAGGCTGGGCGGAGATGAATTTATTATCTTCATGAAAAATGCCGGCTCCTTTGAAAACGTGGAGAAAAAGGCAAAACAAATTTGTAACAGTCTGGTCTTTGAAAAGGATAGCCTGGTCACCACTTGCTCCGCCGGAATAGCCATTGTGCCGAACGGCTATGTAAATTATGATCTGCTCTATAAATATGCGGATGAAGCCATGTACGAGGCAAAAAAATGCGGAAAGTGCAGATATGTGATTTATGATGCCAGCCAGATTGGGTAA